A window of the Miscanthus floridulus cultivar M001 chromosome 14, ASM1932011v1, whole genome shotgun sequence genome harbors these coding sequences:
- the LOC136504317 gene encoding uncharacterized protein, which yields MPNARRMRIPAFGEWNHHGGDGNGTWPAVMTPFFDLATPQKAVPNKTVRGRRRRGGDGFGAAKMATAAELAPQGHVQTRRSKAARRSCFTVAKPVDDDLYGVPPDMMLYGKPAPRRDGWLRILRLLGCSCLSPS from the exons ATGCCGAACGCGAGGCGCATGCGCATCCCGGCGTTCGGGGAGTGGAACCACCACGGCGGCGACGGCAACGGCACATGGCCGGCGGTCATGACCCCGTTCTTCGACCTCGCCACGCCGCAGAAAGCAGTGCCCAACAAGACGGTACGC GGGAGACGACGGCGGGGCGGCGACGGCTTCGGCGCGGCCAAGATGGCTACGGCGGCGGAGCTGGCGCCACAGGGGCACGTGCAGACGAGGCGGAGCAAGGCGGCGAGGAGGTCCTGCTTCACGGTGGCCAAACCCGTCGACGACGACCTGTACGGGGTTCCACCGGACATGATGCTCTACGGAAAGCCAGCACCGAGG AGAGATGGCTGGCTGAGGATCCTGCGGCTGCTGGGCTGCTCCTGCTTGAGCCCGTCGTAA